A single genomic interval of Hevea brasiliensis isolate MT/VB/25A 57/8 chromosome 4, ASM3005281v1, whole genome shotgun sequence harbors:
- the LOC110643440 gene encoding KIN14B-interacting protein At4g14310 produces the protein MSAPSVRRLKDRNGAGAKTAAVQKPTKTLTPISTSQPNPSSSLKKSLSGKENPRLNSRAQKPTIRPVPRVDKASAAVVSGSDGSEARVRWSTSSVPRGRSSSPSEFIRVFRDSRVSKGEGDSRVVSSAGKKTGTRGYRDGKENSGFGVELGKRGGFCERNDVKAEEKQKNSSGYRVLNGNYNKRVNISSSLIKSREVDDVAGSNLDSKVPKGVKIGQVCADNSGPDKFDCQEEPSETTGSKAKVLENLKEKGLIEESTSSKPGLKYPSKLHEKLAFLEGKVKRIASDIKRTKEMLDMNNPDASKVILSDIQNKISGIEKAIGHVGGDSSKIGGNEGGENEVFGKSKSEKEDQVKGSVKGLNKEELEARLLPHHKLLRSRTLLNESSGSSQSCNESNVIDSICESKVKEKLLSPIEENSIALEFLASLHKEDAKVTLRDTKTGFESCEVKETGGAAASGKQDSLNTFHGKCSEELDLTTDETFDEFDDQENRQAVVIGEETEDTGVYQVNQMGPKSSTGGWFVSEGESVLLAHDDGSCSFYDIANCEEKAVYKPPEGVSPNIWRDCWIIRAPSADGCSGRYVVAASAGNALDSGFCSWDFYTKDVRAFHMEDVETTTSRTILGPITSNTTYRRNALSGLSLPETRQWWYRPCSPLIISTASTQRVIKMFDIRDGEQIMKWEVQKPVLAMDNSSPLQWRNRGKVVIAEAETISVWDVNSLNQQSLLSISLSGQKISALHVVNTDAELGGGVRQRVSAAEAEGNDGVFCTQDAINVLDFCHPSGIGLEIPITSASVQSVFTRGDSIYIGCTNMRSAGKKEPCLQVQQFSLRKPGIVSTYSMPESNAHLHYSGITQVWGNSEFVMGVCGLGLFVFDALKDDGIYSSTIDYGSTKKGKDVIGPDDMYSPSFDYLASRVLLISRDRPALWRRLS, from the exons ATGTCAGCTCCATCCGTTCGGCGGCTGAAGGATCGCAACGGCGCCGGAGCCAAAACTGCCGCCGTCCAAAAACCCACGAAAACCCTAACCCCTATTTCAACTTCGCAACCAAACCCAAGTTCCTCCCTCAAAAAATCACTTTCCGGCAAAGAGAACCCCAGGCTCAATTCTAGGGCCCAGAAGCCCACGATCCGGCCAGTGCCGCGTGTCGACAAGGCTTCAGCCGCTGTTGTGTCGGGGAGTGACGGCAGTGAAGCGCGCGTCCGGTGGTCTACATCATCGGTGCCGAGAGGCAGGAGTTCAAGCCCATCTGAGTTCATTAGGGTTTTTAGAGATTCTAGGGTTTCTAAGGGAGAGGGCGATAGTCGTGTGGTGTCGAGTGCAGGGAAAAAGACTGGGACTAGAGGTTACAGAGATGGTAAAGAAAATAGTGGATTTGGTGTGGAATTAGGGAAAAGGGGCGGATTTTGTGAACGAAATGATGTAAAAGCAGAGGAAAAACAGAAGAATTCAAGTGGGTATAGGGTTTTGAATGGCAATTATAACAAAAGAGTTAATATAAGCTCGAGCTTGATAAAGTCAAGGGAGGTTGATGACGTTGCTGGTTCAAATTTAGACTCCAAGGTCCCAAAAGGTGTTAAAATAGGTCAGGTATGCGCAGACAATTCTGGGCCTGATAAATTTGATTGTCAAGAAGAGCCGAGTGAGACAACTGGTAGCAAAGCTAAAGTTTTGGAGAATTTGAAGGAGAAGGGCTTGATTGAAGAGAGTACTAGTAGCAAGCCTGGTCTTAAATATCCAAGCAAGCTTCATGAGAAGCTTGCGTTTCTGGAAGGGAAAGTGAAGAGAATTGCATCGGACATTAAGAGGACAAAGGAGATGTTGGATATGAATAACCCAGATGCATCCAAAGTGATCCTTTCAGATATTCAGAACAAGATTTCAGGGATTGAGAAGGCAATTGGACATGTCGGAGGTGATTCATCCAAAATTGGTGGAAACGAAGGTGGAGAGAATGAGGTCTTTGGGAAGAGTAAAAGTGAGAAAGAGGATCAGGTGAAGGGTTCAGTTAAGGGCCTGAACAAAGAGGAGCTTGAAGCAAGACTCCTTCCTCATCACAAGTTGCTTAGAAGTAGAACATTATTGAATGAATCATCAGGAAGTTCCCAGAGTTGCAATGAATCTAATGTCATTGACTCAATTTGTGAGTCAAAGGTCAAAGAGAAATTGTTGAGCCCTATTGAAGAAAATTCTATAGCGCTAGAGTTTTTGGCTTCACTTCATAAGGAGGACGCAAAGGTAACTCTGAGGGATACAAAGACAGGCTTTGAATCTTGTGAAGTTAAAGAAACTGGTGGTGCTGCAGCTTCAGGAAAACAAGATTCTTTAAACACTTTCCATGGTAAATGTAGTGAGGAGCTTGATCTTACAACTGATGAGACATTTGATGAGTTTGATGACCAGGAAAATAGACAAGCAGTTGTAATTGGTGAGGAGACTGAAGATACTGGTGTTTATCAAGTTAACCAAATGGGCCCCAAAAGTTCAACAGGAGGATGGTTTGTGTCAGAGGGAGAGTCTGTTCTTCTTGCTCATGATGATGGGTCCTGCTCCTTTTATGATATTGCTAATTGCGAG GAAAAGGCTGTATACAAGCCTCCAGAGGGAGTCTCACCTAACATATGGAGAGATTGTTGGATAATCCGTGCACCTAGTGCTGATGGATGCTCAGGGAGATATGTTGTGGCAGCATCTGCTGGGAATGCTCTTGATTCGGGATTTTGTTCATGGGATTTCTATACCAAAGATGTGCGAGCTTTTCACATGGAGGATGTTGAAACAACCACTTCAAGAACAATACTAGGTCCCATTACCAGTAATACTACATATAGAAGAAATGCTTTGTCTGGCTTATCATTGCCAGAAACTAGACAATGGTGGTATAGGCCATGCAGCCCTCTTATCATATCCACTGCCAGCACTCAAAGGGTAATCAAGATGTTTGATATACGTGATGGAGAGCAAATAATGAAGTGGGAGGTGCAGAAACCTGTGTTGGCAATGGATAATTCAAGTCCTCTGCAGTGGAGAAACAGAGGAAAAGTGGTTATAGCTGAAGCAGAAACAATTTCTGTGTGGGATGTCAACTCTCTTAACCAACAATCACTGTTATCTATTTCTTTGTCTGGTCAAAAAATCTCTGCTCTTCACGTGGTTAACACGGATGCTGAATTAGGTGGTGGGGTTCGGCAAAG GGTATCTGCTGCAGAAGCCGAAGGAAATGATGGTGTGTTCTGCACCCAGGACGCCATTAATGTTTTAGACTTTTGCCATCCATCTGGCATAGGTCTTGAGATACCAATTACCAGTGCTAGTGTGCAGTCAGTTTTCACTCGCGGAGACTCGATATATATTGGCTGTACTAATATGAGGTCTGCAGGGAAAAAAGAGCCGTGTTTACAGGTGCAACAGTTTTCATTACGCAAACCAGGGATAGTCAGTACATACTCTATGCCAGAATCAAATGCTCACTTGCATTACTCAGGAATAACACAGGTTTGGGGAAATTCTGAGTTTGTAATGGGTGTTTGTGGGCTGGGGCTATTTGTCTTTGATGCCTTGAAGGATGACGGCATTTACTCTTCCACCATTGATTATGGTAGTACCAAAAAGGGAAAAGATGTTATTGGCCCAGATGACATGTATTCCCCTTCTTTTGACTACTTGGCATCTCGTGTCCTCCTCATATCAAGAGATCGTCCAGCGTTGTGGAGGCGCCTATCATAg